One Fusobacterium ulcerans DNA segment encodes these proteins:
- a CDS encoding MFS transporter has product MEIKKQMTRFFILYFCVNLINNLIHPVTPAYVESLNMPDYVFGLLFATMSFSNFLFSPFWGELSDRKGRVTVIRICMVGYAVGQLGFATCSNLGFILFFRFFAGVFSGGFLVTALAYISDMTEGHERTKCLSFFAALVTMAVSVGFFIGGFIGKINIYYTFMLQIPLLLIESFLFKILLPESLNEEKRIKDKIDFKKIMKIIDIEKGKDILTFPIIVFFIGVILTEFSRVGFNNSFNFYIKSALKLPPSYNGGIMGMIGILGLFANLTINMWLANKFDLRKIFPIILFTNSVMGVFVLFFNSKIFLFFAFSVLFYIFNAIYVPIQQSLFTKGQSSNYGLLSGYFNSAKSFGMITGSLFTGFIYEINKLLPFVAVTIVLILASASYTYNYFQYKKIGS; this is encoded by the coding sequence TTGGAAATCAAAAAACAAATGACAAGATTTTTTATACTTTATTTTTGCGTCAACCTTATTAACAACCTTATTCATCCTGTTACTCCAGCATATGTAGAATCTTTAAATATGCCTGATTATGTTTTTGGATTGCTCTTTGCTACAATGTCTTTTTCTAATTTTCTTTTTTCTCCTTTCTGGGGAGAGCTAAGCGACAGAAAAGGAAGAGTTACAGTTATAAGAATATGCATGGTTGGATATGCTGTTGGACAGCTTGGGTTTGCTACTTGCAGCAATCTTGGTTTCATCCTGTTCTTTAGATTCTTTGCAGGTGTATTCTCAGGAGGATTTTTAGTAACTGCTCTTGCATATATATCTGATATGACTGAAGGACATGAAAGAACTAAATGTCTATCTTTCTTTGCAGCATTAGTTACAATGGCAGTATCTGTAGGATTCTTTATTGGAGGATTTATAGGAAAAATAAATATTTACTACACTTTTATGCTTCAGATTCCTCTGCTCCTCATTGAATCTTTTTTATTTAAAATTTTACTTCCAGAGAGTTTAAATGAGGAAAAAAGAATAAAAGATAAAATAGACTTCAAAAAAATAATGAAAATAATAGATATAGAAAAAGGAAAAGATATTCTTACTTTTCCTATCATAGTATTTTTTATAGGAGTTATCCTTACTGAATTTTCAAGAGTTGGCTTCAACAACAGCTTTAACTTCTATATTAAGTCGGCTCTTAAACTCCCTCCGTCATACAATGGGGGTATAATGGGAATGATTGGTATTCTTGGACTTTTTGCTAATCTTACTATTAATATGTGGCTTGCTAATAAATTTGACTTAAGAAAAATTTTCCCTATAATACTTTTTACAAACAGTGTCATGGGAGTATTTGTACTTTTCTTCAATTCAAAAATATTTTTATTCTTTGCATTTAGCGTATTGTTCTATATCTTCAATGCAATTTATGTACCAATACAGCAGTCGCTATTTACAAAGGGGCAAAGCAGCAACTATGGACTTTTATCTGGATATTTTAATTCAGCAAAGTCTTTTGGAATGATAACAGGTTCACTGTTCACAGGATTTATATATGAAATAAACAAACTTCTGCCTTTTGTGGCAGTAACAATAGTTTTAATTCTAGCTAGTGCATCATATACTTACAACTATTTTCAATATAAGAAAATTGGATCATAG
- a CDS encoding RelA/SpoT domain-containing protein produces the protein MSDLLDKDQFFENFCIDKEYFESTGLVWDELVKIYENYSKLVPYLEKEAEHIVSKLIDVPNVHSVRRRVKKPEHLIEKIIRKGSKYVSRGISVETYKDIVTDLIGIRVLHLFKDDWRGIHDEIMKIWEIRETPQINIRRGDYNVAQLQESISELNCEIVVRDHGYRSVHYLIGIPVTRHDEILVEIQVRTVFEEAWSEIDHLMRYPYDIDNPIITEYLGIFNRIVGSADEMGTFIKNMKSQFTVHPGEDTHYRELDNKFK, from the coding sequence ATGTCTGACTTATTAGATAAAGATCAGTTTTTCGAAAATTTCTGTATTGATAAAGAATATTTCGAATCTACAGGACTGGTTTGGGATGAACTAGTAAAGATATATGAAAATTATAGTAAACTTGTTCCATATCTTGAAAAAGAAGCAGAACACATAGTATCAAAACTTATAGATGTACCTAATGTACACTCTGTAAGAAGAAGAGTTAAAAAACCTGAACACCTTATAGAAAAAATAATCCGTAAGGGAAGCAAGTATGTAAGCAGAGGAATCTCTGTAGAAACATATAAAGATATAGTGACTGACCTTATAGGTATCAGAGTTCTCCATTTATTTAAAGATGACTGGAGAGGAATCCATGATGAAATAATGAAGATCTGGGAAATCAGAGAAACTCCTCAAATAAATATAAGACGTGGAGACTATAATGTAGCTCAGCTTCAGGAAAGCATCTCTGAACTGAATTGTGAAATAGTAGTAAGAGATCATGGTTACCGTTCTGTACATTATCTTATTGGAATTCCAGTAACAAGACATGATGAAATTCTTGTAGAAATACAAGTAAGAACGGTTTTTGAAGAAGCATGGAGTGAGATTGATCATTTAATGAGATATCCATATGATATTGACAATCCTATCATTACTGAATACCTTGGTATTTTCAATAGAATTGTAGGTAGTGCTGATGAAATGGGTACTTTTATTAAAAATATGAAATCTCAATTCACTGTTCACCCTGGGGAAGACACTCACTATAGAGAGCTTGATAATAAATTCAAGTAG
- a CDS encoding SIR2 family protein — protein sequence MNNFFDKFEKDQKLNLFTGDFLSKITGYPTRLEMAESVLSDIKQSAKGYIRNIHSFAETSQTYLDAVVSSKKGLIKHIREIFDLKHHRNVEIYSDIFNSGYFESIFTMNYDVMIERLFANLVSVSTPLKPAKAVEGKIRFYKIMGTIYNSEDIFLTSQDIRKLKVLEFYKEFFNNLRFELISRPTIFLGVDLKDPDFLNMLDFLLSMTKNNEQPVYLVTSTAIIDPAVADLINKYNIKLTTLSEKELLANLHTVIDADGDDVLRKKLVR from the coding sequence ATGAATAACTTTTTTGATAAGTTTGAAAAAGATCAAAAATTGAATCTTTTTACTGGGGATTTCCTAAGCAAAATCACAGGATACCCAACAAGGCTTGAAATGGCCGAGTCTGTTCTGTCTGATATCAAACAGTCAGCTAAGGGTTATATTAGGAATATTCATTCTTTTGCTGAAACATCTCAGACTTATCTTGATGCAGTGGTAAGTTCAAAAAAAGGATTAATAAAACACATCAGGGAAATATTTGATTTGAAACATCATAGAAATGTTGAAATATATAGCGATATTTTTAATTCAGGATACTTTGAATCTATTTTTACTATGAATTATGATGTAATGATTGAACGTTTGTTCGCTAATCTTGTTTCTGTATCTACTCCTTTAAAACCTGCAAAAGCAGTTGAAGGAAAAATTAGATTTTACAAGATCATGGGGACTATCTATAATTCAGAAGATATTTTTTTAACAAGCCAGGACATTAGGAAATTAAAAGTCCTTGAATTTTATAAAGAGTTTTTCAATAATTTGAGATTTGAATTAATAAGCAGACCTACTATTTTCTTAGGGGTTGACCTTAAAGATCCAGATTTTTTAAATATGCTTGATTTTCTCTTATCAATGACGAAAAATAATGAGCAGCCTGTTTATCTGGTAACATCAACTGCCATAATAGATCCTGCTGTAGCTGATCTTATAAACAAATACAATATAAAACTTACAACATTAAGTGAAAAAGAACTTTTAGCCAATCTTCATACTGTGATTGATGCTGATGGAGATGATGTTTTAAGAAAAAAGTTAGTAAGGTAA
- the cls gene encoding cardiolipin synthase, whose product MNLVITFFKDYIAIINMVFLIIIILIERRKPVYTLFWITILILAPYVGFIAYLFFGLSFQKKRVVNQFYKWKFLHSKKVIKSSERADLIRWKQLISYLEISSKNRLTTLNSMKIFTEGNQFFKSIIADLKKAEKTIYMEYYIFRYDELGKSIVDILIEKAKEGVDIRIIADEAGGTSRKMIRKMRENKIDVEIFFPSHFPFLKIANLRANYRDHRKLCIVDSKLGYIGGFNIGNEYLGKGKMGHWRDTGMRVFGEAALELEKEFFFSWGIVKKKHIEYEEKKYQYEREAMQEVIKDRGKYSGYAQVVSSGPNYQFRTMRDNFLKIIMEAKNYIYIQTPYFVPDDTVLEALKIAAMSGVHIKIMIPDKPDHFFIYWVNQYFVGELLDLGVKVYRYNKGFLHSKMVMADSEIVSIGTANFDNRSFYQNFEININIYEKDVAEEFREIFYRDMKVSSKILRSEYSNRGYYIKFKESICRLLAPIL is encoded by the coding sequence ATGAATTTAGTTATTACTTTTTTTAAAGACTATATAGCCATCATAAATATGGTATTCCTTATTATCATTATTTTGATTGAGCGTCGAAAGCCGGTATACACTTTATTTTGGATAACGATACTCATACTTGCTCCATATGTAGGATTTATAGCTTACTTATTTTTCGGACTCAGTTTTCAAAAGAAGAGAGTGGTAAATCAATTTTATAAATGGAAATTCCTTCATAGTAAAAAAGTAATCAAGTCTTCTGAGAGGGCTGATCTGATAAGGTGGAAGCAGTTGATTTCCTATCTGGAAATATCTTCAAAGAATAGATTGACTACTCTTAATTCAATGAAAATTTTTACTGAAGGGAATCAGTTTTTTAAAAGCATAATAGCTGATTTGAAGAAAGCAGAAAAAACTATATACATGGAGTATTATATATTCAGATATGATGAATTAGGAAAATCCATAGTTGATATTCTTATAGAAAAAGCTAAAGAGGGAGTAGATATAAGAATCATAGCAGATGAAGCTGGAGGAACCAGCCGTAAAATGATTAGAAAGATGAGAGAGAATAAAATAGATGTAGAAATATTTTTTCCATCACACTTTCCTTTTTTAAAGATAGCCAATTTGAGAGCAAACTATAGAGATCACAGAAAATTATGTATTGTTGACAGCAAACTGGGATACATAGGTGGATTCAATATTGGAAATGAATATCTGGGTAAAGGTAAAATGGGGCATTGGAGAGATACAGGAATGAGAGTTTTCGGAGAGGCAGCTCTGGAACTTGAAAAAGAATTTTTCTTTTCATGGGGAATAGTTAAGAAAAAGCACATAGAATATGAAGAGAAAAAATACCAGTATGAAAGAGAAGCGATGCAGGAAGTAATAAAAGACAGAGGAAAATATTCTGGATATGCTCAGGTAGTAAGCAGTGGACCAAATTATCAATTCAGAACAATGAGAGACAATTTTCTTAAAATAATAATGGAAGCTAAAAACTATATCTATATACAGACTCCTTATTTTGTACCTGATGATACAGTGCTGGAAGCGTTGAAGATAGCAGCTATGTCAGGAGTGCATATTAAGATAATGATACCAGACAAGCCAGATCATTTCTTTATATATTGGGTAAACCAGTATTTTGTTGGAGAGCTTTTGGATTTAGGGGTAAAAGTCTACAGATATAACAAAGGATTCCTGCACAGTAAAATGGTCATGGCAGATAGTGAGATAGTCAGCATAGGAACTGCTAATTTTGACAATAGAAGTTTTTATCAGAATTTTGAAATAAATATAAATATATATGAAAAAGATGTAGCTGAAGAATTTAGAGAAATCTTCTATAGAGACATGAAAGTCAGCAGTAAAATCCTGAGAAGTGAATACAGCAACAGAGGCTACTACATAAAATTTAAAGAATCAATATGTCGTTTACTTGCTCCTATTTTATAA
- a CDS encoding PHP domain-containing protein → MVEFQKLSPFFFPFIDSDSRFAGDFYYDLHIHTTASDSFIKPEFLKSFVKNKRYLLSVTDHNEISGAVELYEKGIGVVPGIELGCEDGFELLVYFKKMADLEEFYVKEVEQYKNIKRMAKTHRNIYEYLDVLQGWECHKSIPHICGIVQKNFINNKPYIYDVIKLVDSLETHNHALSLIRNLEAAELRERYGLTATFGSDAHIIREAVSYYKYSNMDQKNGDKVMDYLYKIGSVSGIGQKHLLHLIKNTIL, encoded by the coding sequence ATGGTAGAATTTCAAAAACTGTCTCCTTTCTTTTTTCCTTTTATAGATAGTGACAGTAGATTTGCAGGAGATTTTTATTATGATCTCCATATACACACAACAGCTTCAGACAGCTTTATAAAGCCAGAATTTTTAAAAAGTTTTGTCAAAAATAAAAGATATCTTTTGTCTGTTACAGACCATAATGAAATAAGTGGCGCAGTAGAACTCTACGAAAAGGGAATAGGAGTAGTTCCGGGAATAGAATTAGGATGTGAAGACGGGTTTGAACTTTTAGTTTATTTTAAAAAAATGGCTGATTTAGAAGAGTTTTATGTGAAAGAAGTAGAACAATATAAGAATATAAAAAGAATGGCAAAAACTCATAGAAATATATATGAATATCTAGATGTGCTTCAAGGATGGGAATGCCACAAGTCAATTCCTCATATATGCGGAATCGTTCAAAAGAATTTTATAAATAATAAACCATATATTTATGATGTTATAAAATTAGTAGATTCTCTGGAAACTCATAATCACGCATTGTCATTGATTAGAAATCTAGAGGCTGCTGAATTACGGGAAAGATATGGTCTTACTGCTACTTTTGGCAGCGACGCTCATATCATTAGAGAGGCAGTATCATATTACAAATATTCCAATATGGATCAGAAGAATGGAGATAAGGTAATGGATTATCTTTACAAGATTGGCAGTGTAAGCGGAATAGGGCAAAAGCATCTGCTTCATCTTATTAAAAATACCATATTGTAG
- a CDS encoding tetratricopeptide repeat protein encodes MDISTYIKYIQQEVKDKGFDDYVHVFYEYKNYLESRIEKNPKDIEAICQLAAVYLELRYGEDISIKLILDTLTNYIDEISIIDKSRIYVNLAFLYESNYDQKKCLYYLEEAIKLNLNTANAYNELARIRMENNFTGDILSLFEKACFLSPKMKYQYNYGVALFEYGYILKSKVLFEELLPKYENERRVLYGYGVCCFYTGDKRKAIEIANELAQGKNDDYIAESEIADLYFLCDEYSKYNEMHDNSDIEYYSDVKWLAPYFYCLKVQGKTEELQTKLSKVIAEKNNAIMEIEAEELDDDFTELEKNESIQEYQKEKNEIIIAFEKIINENYKPEIKIKLWLMYGCYMIDCPRHQSL; translated from the coding sequence TTGGATATATCTACATACATTAAATACATTCAACAAGAAGTCAAGGATAAAGGATTTGATGATTATGTTCATGTTTTTTATGAATATAAAAATTATCTTGAAAGTCGTATCGAAAAAAATCCGAAAGATATTGAAGCAATATGCCAACTTGCAGCTGTTTATCTTGAATTAAGATATGGAGAAGATATTTCAATCAAACTTATACTCGATACATTGACTAATTACATTGATGAAATCAGTATAATTGATAAATCACGTATTTATGTAAATTTAGCATTTTTATATGAAAGCAACTATGATCAAAAAAAATGTTTATATTATTTAGAAGAAGCAATAAAATTAAATCTCAACACAGCGAATGCTTATAATGAACTCGCTCGTATTCGTATGGAAAATAATTTTACAGGTGATATTTTAAGCTTATTTGAAAAGGCATGTTTTCTTAGTCCAAAAATGAAATATCAATATAATTATGGTGTTGCTCTATTCGAATATGGTTATATTTTAAAATCTAAAGTCTTATTTGAAGAATTGTTACCAAAATATGAAAATGAAAGACGAGTATTATATGGATATGGAGTTTGTTGTTTTTATACTGGAGATAAAAGAAAAGCAATTGAAATAGCAAATGAATTAGCCCAAGGGAAAAATGATGATTATATTGCTGAATCTGAAATAGCGGACTTATATTTTTTATGTGATGAATACTCTAAATATAATGAAATGCATGACAACTCTGATATTGAATATTATTCAGATGTAAAATGGCTTGCACCATATTTCTATTGTCTGAAGGTACAGGGAAAAACAGAAGAGCTTCAAACAAAATTATCTAAAGTAATAGCAGAAAAAAATAATGCAATTATGGAAATTGAAGCTGAGGAACTAGATGATGACTTTACAGAACTAGAAAAAAATGAAAGTATTCAAGAATATCAAAAAGAGAAAAATGAAATTATAATAGCTTTTGAAAAGATAATTAATGAAAATTATAAACCTGAAATAAAAATCAAATTATGGTTGATGTATGGATGCTATATGATTGATTGTCCTCGCCATCAATCTTTATAA
- the tnpA gene encoding IS200/IS605 family transposase has product MYDNNSLSHTTWNCKYHIIFAPKYRRQVIYGKIKGDIGQILRKLCEFKGVEIIEANACKDHIHMLVSIPPKISISSFMGYLKGKSSLMIFDKHANLKYKYGNRHFWCRGYYVDTVGRNKERIAKYIREQLQEDIANDQLTLKEYIDPFGEKTN; this is encoded by the coding sequence ATGTATGACAATAATAGTCTATCACATACAACATGGAATTGTAAATATCATATCATATTCGCACCAAAATATAGAAGGCAGGTAATATATGGAAAAATCAAAGGAGATATAGGGCAGATATTAAGAAAACTCTGCGAATTTAAAGGAGTAGAAATAATAGAGGCTAATGCCTGTAAAGACCATATACATATGTTGGTAAGTATACCTCCGAAAATAAGCATATCAAGTTTTATGGGATATTTGAAAGGGAAAAGTTCATTGATGATATTTGATAAACATGCAAATTTAAAATATAAATATGGGAATAGACATTTTTGGTGTAGAGGATATTATGTTGATACAGTAGGAAGAAATAAAGAAAGGATCGCAAAATATATAAGAGAACAGTTGCAAGAAGATATAGCGAATGATCAATTGACATTGAAAGAGTATATAGATCCTTTCGGAGAAAAAACAAACTAA
- a CDS encoding autotransporter outer membrane beta-barrel domain-containing protein — MGVAHTGKNGEIKNIGMIFETSSGNNMSHGVSIKDLDILKNDGIIYSIKKSPGNISSGVTYNYSDNSIEQKILNNGIIFGINNGTNNEKLSGYGIYNQKGNIHNLLNKGIIFGNEYAIKNSDFYSNSGEIGSGANYGLLVSGGDRVTENITFAGTENNTVKDDNNNKNIITNYGLVFTVDEDRVYTSKDEYKNSFGTEKKLTVEGTEYTVANVGATLAEDGNGKIESYDSFKLESGDKQYDKYILNGIEKTLVVKGTGNTVSSSVINGYDEAVEMEASSGLTLKDTKVNSYGTAITMAGNSELTLENSIANGGALGAKELPTINILGDRNKLVLEKNSIVNGNYKDKDVKNLSPIIKIEGSNNVVTIHGGSAVNGKMEASGDNNMLNFFGNSENMRAAGTGKINVLHDISGFDNIGIKGNVTLFEGMSVSGASSITIAENSALNLRLSNTSSGNLDDAEFDEDKELIFRPTHALENNGEKLTITGEGNDKNTVGKINFVTDNIGKRVKLNMKDIYIKNLHIKASSAIDSARFEEGKELVLSAGTSLEDLHLDKIYNSDASGNPDNPKPEKPSKKRYNSLNNIYKGIYGSTDGNLNALRVLIASDDLGNNYDENMRDEEQFKNLMRYLNSVYTETPYSFSSELSRRSAGMFRDIVTENEFRPNLNNWLIMGGLTHADGGTKDTYYGRNYHGVDTGTSDTDADMKLTGAYMLAKYGYSENTSLGLTLGGNKSEAKLDMSKVKGNSGYLGAFAENYRGNLTLKAGAGVQYSEYDADRRTMGGHSYSDKYSDMTYDIYLNGRYSHNIGKDLFLEPYATLSYTYVDQDGANEGSKALAIETDSKSFDYTVVKAGVDLKKVIPHEKGKSTVSAGVSYTRIFDGADEEYITGKFEGGSDFDILVAHKNEHSIGLNAKYALELENGVIFDVKGTYSVERDSHNQSGKNRTKGEWIVGAGIGYKF; from the coding sequence ATGGGAGTAGCTCATACAGGTAAAAATGGTGAGATCAAAAATATAGGAATGATTTTTGAAACTAGTTCAGGAAATAATATGTCACATGGAGTTTCAATAAAAGATTTAGATATTTTAAAAAATGATGGAATAATTTATTCAATAAAAAAGAGCCCAGGAAATATAAGTTCAGGAGTAACATATAATTATTCAGACAATAGTATTGAACAAAAAATATTAAATAATGGAATTATATTTGGAATTAATAATGGTACTAATAATGAAAAATTAAGTGGATATGGAATATATAATCAAAAAGGGAATATTCATAATTTATTGAATAAAGGAATTATATTTGGAAATGAATATGCTATTAAGAATTCTGACTTTTATTCTAATTCAGGTGAAATAGGTTCAGGAGCTAATTATGGATTGTTAGTAAGTGGAGGAGATAGAGTTACTGAAAATATTACTTTTGCTGGAACAGAAAATAATACTGTAAAAGATGATAATAACAATAAAAATATAATTACAAATTATGGATTGGTTTTCACAGTTGATGAAGATAGAGTGTATACAAGCAAAGATGAATATAAGAATAGCTTTGGGACAGAGAAAAAATTAACAGTAGAAGGAACAGAGTATACAGTTGCAAATGTAGGAGCAACATTAGCAGAGGATGGAAATGGAAAGATAGAAAGTTATGATTCTTTTAAATTAGAATCTGGAGACAAACAATATGATAAATATATACTTAACGGAATAGAAAAAACTCTTGTAGTAAAAGGAACAGGAAATACTGTAAGCAGTTCAGTCATCAATGGATATGATGAAGCAGTTGAGATGGAAGCTAGCTCTGGTCTAACTCTTAAAGATACTAAAGTTAATTCCTATGGAACAGCTATAACTATGGCTGGAAATTCAGAACTTACTCTTGAAAATTCAATAGCTAATGGTGGAGCATTAGGAGCAAAAGAGCTCCCTACAATAAATATTTTGGGAGATAGGAATAAACTTGTTCTTGAAAAAAACTCTATTGTTAATGGAAATTATAAAGACAAAGATGTAAAAAATCTTTCTCCAATAATAAAAATTGAAGGAAGTAATAATGTAGTAACTATCCATGGTGGGTCTGCTGTTAACGGAAAAATGGAAGCTTCAGGAGATAATAATATGCTTAATTTTTTTGGAAATTCGGAAAATATGAGAGCTGCTGGAACAGGAAAGATTAATGTACTTCATGATATATCTGGATTTGATAATATTGGAATAAAAGGGAATGTAACACTTTTTGAAGGAATGTCAGTATCAGGAGCAAGTTCTATAACAATAGCAGAAAACAGTGCTTTGAATTTGAGATTGAGTAATACTTCTTCAGGAAATTTGGATGATGCAGAATTTGATGAGGATAAAGAATTAATATTTAGACCAACTCATGCATTAGAAAATAATGGAGAAAAATTAACAATAACAGGGGAAGGAAATGATAAAAATACAGTAGGAAAGATAAATTTTGTAACAGATAATATTGGTAAACGTGTCAAGTTAAATATGAAAGATATCTATATAAAGAACCTGCATATCAAAGCTAGTTCAGCTATAGACAGTGCAAGATTTGAGGAAGGAAAAGAACTTGTTTTAAGTGCAGGAACATCATTAGAAGATTTACATTTGGATAAAATATACAACTCAGATGCATCAGGTAATCCAGACAATCCAAAACCAGAAAAGCCATCTAAAAAGAGATATAATTCTTTAAATAATATATACAAAGGAATATATGGCAGTACAGATGGTAACTTAAATGCTTTAAGAGTATTGATTGCTTCAGATGATTTAGGGAATAATTATGATGAAAATATGAGAGATGAGGAACAGTTTAAAAACCTCATGAGGTACTTAAATAGTGTTTACACAGAGACTCCATATTCATTCTCTAGTGAACTATCAAGAAGATCAGCAGGAATGTTTAGAGATATTGTAACAGAAAATGAGTTCAGACCAAATCTAAATAATTGGTTGATAATGGGCGGCTTAACTCATGCTGATGGTGGAACTAAAGATACATATTATGGAAGAAATTATCATGGAGTTGATACTGGTACATCAGATACAGATGCAGACATGAAACTTACTGGAGCATATATGCTGGCTAAATATGGATATTCAGAAAATACTTCTCTTGGATTAACTCTTGGAGGAAATAAGAGTGAAGCGAAGCTGGATATGTCTAAAGTAAAAGGAAACAGTGGATACCTTGGAGCTTTTGCTGAAAACTACAGAGGAAATCTTACATTAAAAGCAGGAGCAGGAGTACAGTATTCAGAATATGACGCAGACAGAAGAACAATGGGTGGACATAGCTACAGTGATAAATATTCAGATATGACTTATGATATCTACCTAAACGGAAGATACTCACACAATATTGGAAAAGATTTATTCCTAGAACCATACGCAACTCTATCATATACATATGTAGACCAAGATGGAGCTAATGAAGGAAGCAAAGCTTTAGCAATAGAAACTGATTCTAAATCATTTGACTACACAGTAGTAAAAGCAGGAGTAGATCTTAAAAAAGTAATTCCTCATGAAAAAGGTAAGAGCACTGTATCAGCAGGAGTAAGCTATACAAGAATATTTGATGGAGCAGATGAAGAATATATCACTGGAAAATTTGAAGGTGGATCAGACTTTGATATTCTAGTAGCTCACAAAAATGAACACAGTATTGGATTAAATGCTAAATATGCTCTTGAATTAGAAAACGGAGTAATCTTTGATGTAAAAGGAACTTACTCAGTAGAGAGAGATTCACATAATCAATCAGGTAAAAACAGAACTAAAGGTGAATGGATAGTAGGAGCAGGAATAGGTTATAAGTTTTAA
- a CDS encoding HU family DNA-binding protein — translation MTEGEFIRFYKKRNRIKSHKEVKEKIDLFWDVLLKALEEDKKVVFKDWGVFEKREIKSRKIKVPMWEEERYTKPKEVIKFRAGKGLIKMAEGDVDE, via the coding sequence ATGACAGAAGGGGAGTTTATAAGATTCTATAAGAAGAGAAATAGGATTAAAAGCCATAAAGAAGTGAAAGAAAAGATAGACTTGTTTTGGGATGTATTGCTGAAAGCTTTAGAGGAAGATAAAAAAGTAGTATTCAAAGACTGGGGAGTATTTGAAAAAAGAGAGATAAAATCAAGAAAAATAAAAGTACCAATGTGGGAAGAGGAAAGATATACCAAACCAAAAGAAGTAATAAAATTCAGAGCAGGAAAAGGGCTTATAAAAATGGCTGAAGGTGATGTAGATGAATAA
- a CDS encoding HU family DNA-binding protein: protein MNKREFAKIYRKISSDDVTIEAALRDIDIFLETLREALQIEGEVKFVKRGTFEVISRKPRVISNPVTRERMTVYPKKIVRFRASKKIK from the coding sequence ATGAATAAAAGAGAGTTTGCAAAAATTTATAGAAAAATAAGCTCAGATGATGTAACAATAGAGGCTGCATTAAGAGATATAGATATTTTTCTTGAAACGCTAAGAGAGGCTCTGCAAATAGAAGGAGAAGTAAAGTTTGTGAAAAGAGGAACTTTTGAAGTGATTTCAAGAAAGCCAAGAGTGATATCTAATCCAGTAACAAGAGAAAGAATGACAGTATATCCAAAGAAAATAGTGAGATTCAGAGCATCTAAAAAAATAAAATAA